The window TGTGCGGATTCAAGTGTCCATTTTCGGACAGACCCCGGCGCATCGCAGACACGCCCCCGAACCGGGCGGCCCGGTCACAGCCGCCCGTAAATTCCTCCCAAAAAACAAATCCTCCACCCCAGAAGCTCTTTCGCCTCTGGAATGGAGGATACTTTCCGCGTCAGGTCAGCAACCCAACGCCGCTTAACTTGGTTGCAGCCTAGCGGTTCACCTGAACAATCATGTTGAGGTCCACCGGAATTGCCTGATTGTCCAGCTTGGCGGGACGGAAGTGAGCCTGGCTTACACCCTCAACAACGCGGGCATCCAGATCCGGATCGGCCGACTTCACCACGCGAATATGCTCCGCGTTACCTTTCTCATCGACCCTGAGAGCAAGTACTACCTCGGCGCCATTGCCATCGTTTCGCAGCAATGTGCTGGGCGGGATATGAATGTCCCCTGAGCCGATGACTGCCGGTTCAATGACACCCGTTGAGACGCGCCGCCCCTGCGGTGCGTCGGTGGCGTCGGTCTTTGGCTGGCTGGCGACTGCCGATGCGCTGTACAGCATCGGGGAAAGCAAAAGAGTAGCTGCAAGAATAGAACGCATATGATTCCTCCCCAGGATCAAATATGACCGGATAAGTACCCGTCACCATTGTGTTACTAAAACAGAACAACTGTCAACAAAAAATAAAAATGCATATTATTTTCAACATTTTACGTATTTACAAGCCTATCGAAAACAAAAATCTCCTGATTTGGAAGAGGCTATCCCGAATCACCCCAGACTCCTGTCAGCAGACTGAAGTCGGCGACGCGTGACTCAGATGCTCGCCCCACGCCAGAATCACACCTGGAATTGTCATGAATTGAATTGCAGTGAATTGCCATGCGCGAACCGAAGACGGGAGTAATATTTATGCATGAGGCGCTTCCCTGCTGCCGTGATGTGGCTTTTTGCAGTCGCATTCCCCGTCTGCGCACTCGGCGCGAGTTCCCATGGCGGCTTTGGAGGACACGCAGGCGCGAGCCACGCCGCATCTGGATTTCGAGGATCGGGATTTTCCGGCCAGTCATTCCATGGCCCGGCATTCCGTGGTGGATCATTCCAGGGCAGATCTCAGGCTGGACCGCGGTATGCCGCTCCTTCCGGACCTTACCGGTTTACCACCGGGTCCCGCTTCTCGGGAAATAGACAGGGAGTCTATCCCGCCTCGCGCTTCGGCAACCGGGCTGGGATGAACGGCCGGTCAACATACGCATCCGGACAATATCGCCGCTCGCGTTACCGCGAGCCTTACCGCTCGGCCTTCGCATTTGGAGGTCTGCCGTGGTACGGCCCGTGGCTGAATCTCTGGGGACCGGATTTCCTCGATGATCCGGATGACTCCGCTTACGACAATGGGGCAATCACACCCTATGCGCCGGATTACGGCGGCCAGGGCTATGACTATCCGCCGTCCGATCAGGACCAGATGGCGCCGCCGACAAACTATCAGCCCTTCTACGGCACGCAGCAGCCAGATCCCCGATCAAACGCGCCAGTTAACGAAGAGGCTGTGACGCTCATATTCAAGGATCACCGGCCGAACCAGGTTATTCACAACTATCTACTCACCGGGACCACTCTCACCGTCTGGGACCGGAATCCCCGGAATATTCCAGTCAATGAAATCGACATCGCCGCGACAGAAAAAACAAATCGCGAAGCAGGAGTCGATTTCTATCTCCCCGGCGACTTTAAGCCGTAGCCGATTTCCCGACTATGGCTCGTCGCGGTAGATCCCGACCTGCGGCGTTCTGCCTTCCGAGAGCTTTGCGCGAAACATGCCCGGCGTGTTGAAGCTCCAGGCAAGCTGGCCATCCGGAGTGATCGCAATCACCCCGCCGTCCCCATGAACCGCAACCAACTGCTTCTGGACCACCTCATCCACCGCGGCCTGCAAGGGCATGTGTTCATACTGCACCAAGGCGCAAATGGTTCGTGCAACCGTGAGGCGAATGAAGTACTCTCCCACGCCCGTCCCTGAAACCGCGCAGGACTGATTCGAGGCATAGGTTCCAGCGCCGATAATCGGCGAATCTCCCACACGGTTCCAGCGCTTGGCTGTTGTTCCGCCAGTCGAAGTACCTGCCGCGACATTGCCGTTACGATCCAGCGCAACCACGCCGACCGTGCCATATTTGTGGTTATCGGGAGTCTCGATAAAAGCCACAGGCTTTGCCGGAGGCGCAGGCGCTCCTTCTGGCCGTTCCGGCACGGGCACGCCCTGCTTCTTCAACTCCTCCACAAGCTGTTGCCAGCGATGTTCGGTGAAGAAAAAGCTCGGCGGAACCTGTTCAAGATGGACCTGCGCGGCGAAATCATCCGCGCCTGCTCCCACCAGCATCACATGCGGCGATTTCTCCATGACAGCGCGAGCGAGCGAAATGGGATGGCGCGTGCGCCGCACGTCGGCGACCGCACCCGCCTGCATCGTTTTGCCGTCCATGATGGCAGCGTCAAGCTGGTTGGTGCCGTCCGCCGCAAAGACCGCCCCGCGCCCCGCATTGAAGAGCGGATTGTCTTCAAGCAGCTTGATCGCAGCCTCAACAGCATCGAGCGACGACCCACCCCGGTCGAGCACCGCGCCAGCAGCGTTGATAGCTTCCGTAATGCCCGCGCGGTAATTAGCCTCAGCCTCAGGCGTCATGGATGACCGTTCGATCACTCCAGCCCCGCCGTGCACCACCACCGCCCATTTGTGCTGGCCCGGCGCAGTCTGGCTCGGCCCAGACTGTCCTTGAACAGCAATGGAACAGCCAACCAGAGCCACGCAAGCCACCAAACCTCTCAGTACAAAACGCATTCGCCGCAACATAGAGACTCCATAGAACTCGCAGAAACCCTATCTTCGATAAACAACGCCGTCCTTCATCACAAACCGGACCGATTTGAGCACTGAGATATTCTCCAGCGGATTCCCCGGCACCGCGATCACGTCCGCAAAAAATCCTGCCTTGAGCTGGCCAATCTGGCCCTCCCAGTCGAGCAGCCGCGCGCCGTTGATCAGGTCGGCCTTCAGCACATCGGCAGCGGGCATCCCATCCTGCACCATCAGCTCCAACTCGCGAGCCTGCGTGCCATGTGGAAACGGCCCCACATCCGAACCCACAGCAAACGGCACGCCCGCAGCCATCTGCCGTTTGAACTGCTCCGCATGAAACTTCTGCAGCGACCCCTCAGCCCACTCCGCTGGACCACCCGCACCATGCTGCTGAAAGTATTCGCTGATCGTAAACGTAGGCACCGCGTAGATCTGCTTCTCCTTCATCATGCGCATCGTCTCGTCGCTCAGATAAAACGCATGATCGATCGACGCGACACCGGCTCTGGCCGCATACAACGCGCCCGGCTCGCCCGTGCAATGCACACCTACGCGCGTCCCCAGGCGAGCCGTCTCGGCAACCGCAGCCTCCAGTTCGGCTGCGTGTACTGATACGGCGTGGTGAACTTTCCCTCACTCAGCCGATCCGTTCCGGTCTCGTAAATCTTGGCAAAATCCGACCCCTCCTTGTGCTGCTCGCGAATCACCGCCACCAGTTGCGTGGCATTGTTCGCGTAGTCGGCGTTCGAGGAGACATGCTCCGCAGGATTGAAGTGATTCGCATCCTCATGGCCGCCGAGAATGTCGATCGCATTGCCGCTGACGCGCATCCGCGGCCCCGGAATGAGACCTGCATTGATGGCATTGCGCACAGCGGTATCGGCAGACCCAGCGCCCTCGGTGCCCATATCGCGCTCAGCCGTAAAGCCGGCCATCAGATCATCGCGCGCCGCCAGTTCCGCCAGAATTGTCCGCTCCGGAACAGATTCCTCCACCGTTTGCAGGTCTTCTGCGCCAGGATGGAGGAAGAGATGTACGTGCGCATCGATCAAACCAGGCATCAGCGTCGTGTCGCCCAGATCGAGCACCTCCGCGCCCGCCGGATGAGACACCGACGCCCCAGCTTCTGCAACCTTGTTGCCGCGAACCAGAACTTCCCCCGGAGTGATCAGCGAGCCATGTTCGACATCGAGCAGATGAGCCGCGTGTAGAACGATGGTCTTTTCCGGAGCAGCCTGGGCATTGGCCAGCGCCGTTAAGCCGCCAAAAAGCGCAAACAAAAACGCAAAAAAAGAGAATGCGCGTCGGACCTTGAACGTGGACATGCAAGCGATACTAGCACGCTTCCAATGAGCCTCCTGCACACCGGCTCACGGGCTACGTTTTGATCCCCGCCAGCTCCCGCGCGCGGGCAAATATCTTGAAAAACATCGGCGCTGTGAGCTTGCCGGTATTGGTGTTCTGCAACGAAGGATGATACGTCGCGAGCAGATGCACACCGTTGGGGAGCTTGTACTCAGCCCCGTGGCTGAACTCAATTCCCTTGCGCGACGCAAGCGCGCTGGTTCGGATGAGATGCGCAACGAAGGCATCGAAACCGATCTTGCCCAGGCAGACGACCACTCGCAAGCGAGTCAGCAGCGCGATCTCCTCATCCAGCCAGTGAGCGCAATTGCGCTGCTCCTCCGGCGTAGGCTTGTTATCCGGCGGAGCGCAGCGGACAGCCGCAGTAATCCACATATCCTTCAGCCTGAGCCCATCCTCGCGGCTATAGGCATTCGGTTGGGAGGCAAAGCCAGTCTCATACAGCACCGGAAACATGAAATCTCCTGAACCGTCGCCGGTAAACGGCCTTCCCGTTCGATTGGAGCCGTGCGCGCCCGGAGCAAGACCCAGCACCAGCACCCGCGCCTCCGGATCGCCAAAGGACGGCACCGGACGGCCCCAGTAGCTCCAATCGCGCCATTGCCGGCGGCGAACCCGGGCAATCTCCGTGCAGTACTCACGCAATCGCGGACAACTTTCGCAGGCGACGATCTGGGCATTCAGAACTTCAAGATTGGCAGCGGAAGACATCTGCACATTGTAGTTTCCGGCCCGGAAAAGCGAAGAAATGACTAGATAGAGGGGGAGGTTGGTGCCGATTTGTTGGCGGGACGGCGCGACCCGTTCCGTCTGCATCTTAATTCTTCAGGAGGATCAGCCAATGGAGAACCATATTCGTTTCAAGGGCGGAAAGAAGCCGCCGACCACCGGGTTCGCTACTCCGCACGTTCGTGGTGTCGCCGAGGATGAGCCTGACGAAGAGGTGAACGATTCCTTCGGCTCCATCCATCCTGCCGATACGATGGACACCGATCCGGACAAGGACCCGGAAGCCGGCGGCAAAGGGATTGGGGAGAAGGCGGCAGAATAGGAATCATCCTGTTTGGGCTGTTTTTGGTCGATTGCCTAGCTCTCATTGCTCGTTATCAAGCTCCGATGTGGACACCCCGCAATACCCACGCAACCTCGGACAGCTTCCACAACTATCTGGTGATTCAGGATTTCAAGACTCGCAGCGCCGGGAATTCGTCCATTTTGGTAGCCTGCCAATCCCAGAAAGCGCAATCGCCGTGATCTGTCGTAAAATGGCTCCGTTTTGAGAAAACCTTTCCCAGCAACTCCCAGCTATTCCTTGCTGCCCAGGGAGATTTCCATCCGCCCACGCCAGAATGCGCGAATTCGAACAGTACAGGGGACCAAAAACATGAAGCAAGCGACTCGCCCAGCAACCCGATCGGTTTTTGTAACCGGCCTCGCCCTCCTCGCCGGTATATTTGCTCCAGGCATTTCAGAGATGACCATGCAAGCCCAACAGGCAAAACTCCCCGAAGTCAACGGCATGGCTGCCGTCACCATCACCCGCAAGCCCACGCCGGGCGCAACCAAGCCGGAATTCACTTCCGTCACCCTTCTGCCTGGCCGTGGTCTTCTCGTTCAGCAGATTACCGCCTACTTCCCCGGCAAGGGCGAAGTGAACGTGCTGGCCGCACCCCTCGGCGATCTCGACCAGGCCGCCGCAATCTTGAACGACAAAGACACGCCCAACGGCGACCTCTCCTACCGCCTCGGTGCGGCATTCCTGTTCCCCTATCCCAATCGCATTCGCGGCAAGCTCTCAGCAGACGGCAAGACGATCACCACAGAGTGGCACGGCCACACGCTCACCTTGCCGGCCAACAGCAGCGGCACCCTGCCCGGAGCCGAGCGCCACGCCATGCATGGCCTGATCCTGAAGACCAAAGTCGAAGACCTCAAGGTAAATCAGACAGCGGACGGCGGCAGCGTCTCCGGCGTCATTCATGGAGGCGATTTCAACGGACACTGGCTCTCGAAGAGCGATCTGGTTATCAAGGTCACTCTCACCGCCGACGGTGTCGACGCCTCGATCGTCGCCCACAACGTCGGCAGCGAATCCGAACCGGTGGCCATCGCGTGGCATCCGTACTTCAACCTGCCCAGCAACGACCGCAAACAGGTCCACATTCAGATCCCGGCCAGCGCCATGGCCGCCGTCGACAATTACGACAATGTATTTCCCACCGGCAAAATCGTCCCGGTCGCCGGAACAGCCTATGACTTCCAGGCTGCTGGCGGAAAGGCGCTCGGCGGTCAGTTCCTCGACGACAACTTCAGCCATCTGGAAAACAATGGCGGCCCGGTCGTGGTCACCATCACCGACCCGGCAGCCCATTACGGGGTCAAGATTGAAGGGTTGACACCAAATATCAAGACGATTCAAGTCTACGCACCGCCAACCAAAAACTTTGTCGCCGTGGAACACCAGTTCAACTTCGGCGATCCTTTTGGCAAGGAGTGGGGAAACATGGACACCGGCATGGTGACCCTGGCTCCCGGCAAAAGCACGCAATGGCATGTTCGCCTGAAGGTCTTCGTACCGTAGAAAATACTGCGTCGAAGAGAATTCCGGCCAGTTTCTCGGTGCACTCCGGCCTTGACGAATCCCCCGTCGAGACCGGAGCAGCCTCCTGTCGTCCTGTCCTGAGTTTTTGCGTCTTTTCTATGCAGGATGATTACCGCTACATTTCGCTGTCTTTGCTGTGGCGCGCGTACGCTTTCGTTGCCTGACTCCATGGAACTTTGCCCGGTTTGCTGGTGGGAGGACGACGGCCAGGATTCCGACGACGCTTCTGAGGTCCGGTCCACCGTAAACGGCGAGTTGAGCCTGAGCGAAGCCCGCCAAAACTACAAGCTTTGCGGAGCTGCCCATCCACGCTTCGTCCGCTACGTCCGCCCTGCGCTGCCCGAGGAAGAATAGGCTATTTACGCTGACCGGGCCAATTCTCCGGTCGCCGGTTTGACCGTCCCGGCGAACCCTCTTACCATTATCTAGAACGCCCTCTGCCCGCAGCCGTCGTTTCGCGGACATGCAACAGTCGTCAGGATTCGCACCTGACTGATTGAATGCTGTTTCGTCCGGCAGTTCCCAGCAGGCAATGAGGCCCAAGTATCTGGAAGGCAAAATTTTGAGCTCCGCAGAGACAATCGAAAATACCCCCCAATCCGTCGCCGAAACCTCCCTCCTGTCCCCGGAAGGCGAAAACACCGAGCACACCCACCACGATCACGACGGTCATGATCACAGCCACGACGGACACACCCACGGCCCGGTCCTGAACCCTGAATGTGTCCGCGAAGTCAAGATCGAAGCCCCCGTCGAAGAAGTGGACAAAGCCTTTGCCCGCGTGTTGAAGGAGTATAAGAGACACGCCAGGATTCCCGGCTTCCGCGCTGGAAAAGTGCCGGAAAGCGTCGTGCGCCGCCGTTTCGCCGAACAGATCAAGAAGGACGTCGTCGAGTCCCTGCTGCCTGAACGCTTCCAGGCCGCCATCGCAGCCGCCGGAATCGTTCCAGTTTCGCAGCCCCAGTTGACCGGCCTGACCCTCGAAGAGGGCAAAGCCCTGGACGGAACTGCGGTCTTTGAGGTTGTTCCCGCATTCTCTCTCGATGGCTACCAGGACGTGACCGTTCCCAAACCAACCGTCGAAGCCACCGAAGAAGAATTCCAGCAGGAACTGAAGCAGCTCCGCGAATCCCGCGCCACGGTCGAACCGGTTGAAGAGGACCGTCCTCTGGTCGATGGAGACTGGGCCCAGATCAGCTACAACGGTCAGGTGCAGGTGGGCGAAGGCGAAACCGCTCCGCCGCTGGCAGGTCAGGATGCTCTGGTCGAAATCGGAGGCGCAGAGACGCTGACGGCGTTCACCGAAGCGCTGCGCGGCTCCAAGGTAGGCCAGGAGTTGCAGGTCGAAGTGACCTACCCCGCCGAATACACCGAAAACAACCTTGCCGGCAAGACCGTCGCCTACACCGTCGAAGTCAAGGCGATCAAAAAGCGGAATCTTCCCGAACTGAACGACGAGTTCGCCACCGAACTGGGCGATTACGAGAACCTGGCCGCCCTCGAAACGCGTATCCGCGAACACTTGCTGGCCGCCAAGCAACGCCGCTCCGAGCAGGAAGTCCGCGAAGCTCTCTTCGCGGCGCTGAATGAGAAGTTCGCCTTCCCCGTACCGGAATCCCTGGTCCAGCAGCAGGTGGATGCCCGCCTCGACCGCGGTCTGCGCGCCCTTGCCTCTCAAGGTATGGACACGGAGATGATGCGCAAGCTGGACTTTACCCGCCTTCGTGCCGCACAGCGGGATTCTGCGGTCAACGAAGTCAAGACTTCGCTAATTCTCGACCGAATCGCCGATACAGAAGATATAGCTGTGACCGACGAGGAGGTCGATCACGAGATCTACATGGCCGCATTGCAATCGCGCGAGCCGGTCGAGACGCTTCGTGCCCGTTTGACGGAAGATGGTGGCCTCGCTAGAATCCGGGAACAATTGCGGCGCGAAAAAACAGCAAGTCTGCTGTACAACCGGCTTCCCGCAGCTTAGTTCTGCGGGATTTCTTCCTCCCCCGGGAAATATGGGCGGGGCTTTTTGAAAGAACCGGCAAGTTACTGAATAATTAGCCGGGAAAGATAATCTTGAGCGGGGTAGCACCGCGCCCCGGCGCAAAAAGTGAGAGAATAGCGCAATGGCATTAGTCCCCATGGTGGTCGAGCAGACGAGCCGAGGCGAGCGCGCCTACGACATATACTCCCGTCTGCTCCGCGATAACATCATCTTTCTAGGAACACCGATTGACGATCAGATTGCCAACCTTATCGTTGCGCAAATGCTGTTTCTCTCCGGCGAAGACCCAGAAAAAGACATCCAGCTCTACATCAACTCTCCCGGCGGCTCCATCACAGCCGGTCTTGCCATCTATGACACGATGCAATTTATCCGCAATAACGTCGTGACTTATTGCATCGGCCAGGCTGCCAGCATGGGCGCTTTCCTGCTTCTGGCGGGAACCAAGGGCAAGCGGTTTGCCTTGCCTAACTCGCGTATCCTTATTCACCAGCCCTCGATGGGCGGGTTGAGCGGTCAGGCCACGGACATCGACATTCATGCCCGCGAGATTCTCCGCATTCGCGAAATCACCAACACGCTGATGGCCAAGCACACCGGCCAAAGCCTCGACCGGATCGAACGCGATGTTGAGCGCGATTTCATCATGACCGCGCATCAGGCCAAAGAATATGGCATCATTGACGAAATCATCGACCGGCCCCGCACTTGAAGCTTTAGAAAGACTCGCTCTGGAGGTAGTAGTCCAATGAAAACGCGCACGGGACCCGAAGATACACTGCGCTGCTCGTTCTGCCATAAGTCGCAGGACGCCGTGGCCAAGCTGATCTCATCACCGAGTGACTATCCGCGCGCCTATATCTGCGACGAGTGCGTAGGCGTCTGCAATTCGATCCTCGAGGATGACCGTGGCGAAGCTCATCCGACTACCTCTCCGGCACACCTGCCCAAGCCGCAGGATGTGAAGACCTTTCTCGACGAATACGTCATCGGGCAGGATCAAACCAAGAAGAAACTCGCCGTCGCTGTCTACAACCACTACAAGCGGATTCAAATGAATCACGCCCGCAACAACGAAATCGAGCTTTCTAAATCCAACATCCTGCTGATCGGGCCGACCGGCTCGGGCAAGACCCTCCTGGCGCACACCCTGGCCAAGATGCTCGATGTTCCCTTCGCCATCGTCGACGCCACCACCCTCACCGAGGCTGGCTATGTCGGCGAGGACGTTGAAAACATTATCCTGAAGCTGCTCCAGGCCGCTGACGGGGATGTGGCCCGCGCCCAGACCGGCATCATTTACATCGACGAAATCGACAAGATCGGCCGCAAAGACGAAAACCCCTCGATCACCCGCGATGTCTCCGGCGAAGGCGTCCAGCAGGCTCTGCTGAAGATTCTTGAAGGCACGGTAGCCAACGTTCCCCCGCAGGGAGGCCGTAAGCATCCCCACCAGGAATTTACCGCTGTTGATACCACCAACATTCTTTTCATCTGCGGCGGCGCGTTCGTCGGCATTGAACGCATCATCGGACGCCGCGTCGGCAAGAAGGCTCTCGGCTTCAAAGTCACCACTGACGCCGAGACCGAAGCTGCATTCGCCATCCGCTCCCAGCGCGATACCGAGTTGCTGCGCCAGACTGAACCACAGGACCTCATCAAATTCGGCCTCATTCCCGAGTTCGTCGGCCGCCTGCCAGTCATGGGCGTGCTCGATGAGTTGGACGAGTCCGCGCTGGTGGAGATTCTCACCAAGCCGCGTAACGCAATCCTCAAGCAGTACCAGCGGCTCTTCGAGTACGAAAACGTCCATCTGCACTTCACACCTGAGGCCACCAGCGCCGTAGCTCGCGAAGCTTTGCACCGCAAGGTGGGAGCGCGCGGCCTGCGCATGATCCTGGAAGAATTGATGCTCGACCTGATGTATCACCTTCCCAGCAACAAGCGTGTGCGAGACCTCGAAATCACCAAGGATATGGTCGAGCGCAGGGATCTTTCGCTGTCGCTGCTGGAAAAAGCCGGCTGATCCACTTATCACTAAGCTAGCTTTTGTTGAAGCTGCTGAATCTGAAAATCAAAAGAGGTTGCCACAAATCTGGTAACCTCTTTTGATTTTTCTGAAAGCTCCGGGGTTTCCCAACGTTTCGCAAGAAGATCAACAACCCGGGTCGCTGTACAATCGATTTGTGTTGGCAAACTCGGCGTGCGACCGTTCGCCAGTTCTGGCATCCGATCTACTAAGAGGTTTGAATGACTAATTCCCCGCGGGAAAAGCTCGAATCGCGCAAACTGCCCATGATGCCCATTCGGGACATGGTGATCTTCCCGTATATGGTGACTCCCTTCGTTGTGGGGCGCGAATCGAGCGTCCGTTCGTTGGAAGAGGCATTGAACGGTGACCGAAAGATCTTTCTGGCCACGCAGCACGACGCCAGCGTGGACGAACCCAAGGCGAAGGAAATCTACCAGGTCGGCACCATCTGCAACATTGTCCAGTCGGTGAAAATGCCCGACGGCAATATCAAGGTGCTGGTGGAAGGCGTAGAGCGCGCCAAATCCACCGATGTCACCGACGCTGATGGCTTCTTCGTCGCCACCGTGCGCAAGGGCAAGAGCAACTTCGAGATGACACCCGGCCTTGAGCAGCTCATGCAGCGCGTCACCACGCTCTTTGAGAGCTACGTCAAGCTTCAGCAATCGCTCAACTACGAAACCATGATCGCGAGCGTGCGCATGGATGAGCCGGCCAAGCTTTCCGACGTCATCGCCGCCAATCTGCAGCTCGGAATTGAAGAAAAGCAGGAACTCCTCGGCATTTTCGATCCAGCCGCCCGCCTGGCCCGCATCGCCGACGTGCTCGACGTCGAAATCGAGAAGCTCGACCTCGACCGCAACATCCAGTCCCGCGTCAAGCGCCAGATGGAGCGCGCCCAAAAAGAGTACTACCTCAACGAAAAGATCAAGGCCATCCAGAAAGAGCTTGGCCGCGGCGAAAAGAGCGAATTCGACGAACTGCGCAAGAAAATCGAAACATCGGGCATGCCCAAGGAAGTGATGGAAAAGGCCAACCAGGAGCTGGCGAAGCTGGAAGCCATGCCACCCATGTCCGCCGAATCCACCGTGAGCCGCAATTACCTCGACTGGCTGCTCGCGGTGCCGTGGAAGAAGAAATCCAAGGAGACTCGCAGCGTCGACAAGGCCGAAAAAGTGCTCAACGAAGACCACTACGGCCTCGAAAAGATCAAAGAGCGTATCCTCGAGTTCCTCGCCGTGCGCCAGCTCGTCAAAAATCCCAAAGGCTCGATCCTCTGTTTCGCCGGACCTCCAGGTGTCGGCAAGACCTCGCTCGGCATGTCGATCGCCAAGGCCACCGGTCGCAAATTCGTACGGCTTTCCCTCGGCGGCGTGCGCGACGAAGCCGAGATTCGCGGCCATCGCCGCACCTACATCGGAGCGCTGCCCGGGCAGATCATCCAGTCCATGAAGCGCGCCGGCACCAAAAACCCCGTCTTCCTGCTCGACGAAGTAGACAAGATGGCCAACGATTTCCGCGGCGACCCAGCCTCGGCCCTGCTCGAAGTCCTCGACCCGGAACAGAACACCACCTTCCAGGACCACTACCTAGACGTCGACTACGACCTCTCCGAAGTCCTCTTTGTGGCGACGGCCAACGTCCTCCACACCATTCCCGCGCCGCTCCAGGACCGCATGGAAATCCTGCGCCTGCACGGCTACACCGAGATGGAAAAGCTCGAAATCGCCCGCAATTACCTGCTCAAAAAGCAGCGCGAAGCCACCGGCCTGACCGAGCAGAACCTGACCTTCCACGACGACGCCATCGTTTCCATCATCCGCGACTATACCCGCGAAGCCGGCGTCCGCAACCTCGAGCGCGAAATCGGCAACGTCTGCCGCAAGGTCGCCCGCCGCGTCGTCAAAAATGGCCTCAAGCAC is drawn from Acidicapsa acidisoli and contains these coding sequences:
- the lon gene encoding endopeptidase La; protein product: MTNSPREKLESRKLPMMPIRDMVIFPYMVTPFVVGRESSVRSLEEALNGDRKIFLATQHDASVDEPKAKEIYQVGTICNIVQSVKMPDGNIKVLVEGVERAKSTDVTDADGFFVATVRKGKSNFEMTPGLEQLMQRVTTLFESYVKLQQSLNYETMIASVRMDEPAKLSDVIAANLQLGIEEKQELLGIFDPAARLARIADVLDVEIEKLDLDRNIQSRVKRQMERAQKEYYLNEKIKAIQKELGRGEKSEFDELRKKIETSGMPKEVMEKANQELAKLEAMPPMSAESTVSRNYLDWLLAVPWKKKSKETRSVDKAEKVLNEDHYGLEKIKERILEFLAVRQLVKNPKGSILCFAGPPGVGKTSLGMSIAKATGRKFVRLSLGGVRDEAEIRGHRRTYIGALPGQIIQSMKRAGTKNPVFLLDEVDKMANDFRGDPASALLEVLDPEQNTTFQDHYLDVDYDLSEVLFVATANVLHTIPAPLQDRMEILRLHGYTEMEKLEIARNYLLKKQREATGLTEQNLTFHDDAIVSIIRDYTREAGVRNLEREIGNVCRKVARRVVKNGLKHKEEISAANISEFLGVARFRDSEVHDSPEVGLVTGLAWTEVGGSILTTEVQVLDGKGKLTITGQLGDVMQESAQAALSYIRGKSNALGLPRDFYRNLDIHLHVPEGAIPKDGPSAGITIGTALASALAKIPVRRDIAMTGEITLRGKVLPIGGLKEKLLAAQRAGVFEVILPKANEKDIPDLPEALKSAMKLHFVDQMDEVLKIALQSPLTALVEPDAAAMAAIPPGELATGQTARQ